The following proteins come from a genomic window of Melospiza georgiana isolate bMelGeo1 chromosome 3, bMelGeo1.pri, whole genome shotgun sequence:
- the FAM228B gene encoding protein FAM228B isoform X2, with product MGSVNYSKGSWLQRFANGKPVRKPKQQEPWKALADQSRDIIASAQCILDRENFVRGYVFLDDYDPSEYDPFFQKMCTDCWKDEELIN from the exons ATGGGTAGTGTGAATTACTCAAAAGGTTCCTGGCTACAAAGATTTGCAAATGGGAAGCCTGTGAGAAAACCCAAGCAGCAAGAGCCTTGGAAG GCACTAGCTGATCAAAGCCGAGACATCATTGCTTCTGCTCAGTGCATCTTGGACAGAGAAAATTTTGTGAGG GGCTATGTGTTTTTGGATGATTATGACCCGTCAGAGTATGATCCATTCTTCCAGAAGATGTGCACAGACTGCTGGAAG GACGAGGAACTCATCAACTAG
- the FAM228B gene encoding protein FAM228B isoform X1 — protein MGSVNYSKGSWLQRFANGKPVRKPKQQEPWKALADQSRDIIASAQCILDRENFVRELDRYLKHNDFLDLRKTELLYKKYLDNVSEPLMQKMKKKMDSQSEKEVWKRRQEQFSQYLNYFTKKGYVFLDDYDPSEYDPFFQKMCTDCWKDEELIN, from the exons ATGGGTAGTGTGAATTACTCAAAAGGTTCCTGGCTACAAAGATTTGCAAATGGGAAGCCTGTGAGAAAACCCAAGCAGCAAGAGCCTTGGAAG GCACTAGCTGATCAAAGCCGAGACATCATTGCTTCTGCTCAGTGCATCTTGGACAGAGAAAATTTTGTGAGG GAGCTGGACAGATATTTGAAGCACAATGATTTCCTAGATCTGAGAAAGACAGAGCTTCTGTACAAAAAATATCTTGATAATGTTTCAGAGCCACTTATgcaaaaaatgaagaaaaaaatggacaGCCAGTCAGAGAAAGAAGTGTGGAAAAGGAGACAAGAACAATTCTCTCAATATTTAAACTACTTTACAAAGAAG GGCTATGTGTTTTTGGATGATTATGACCCGTCAGAGTATGATCCATTCTTCCAGAAGATGTGCACAGACTGCTGGAAG GACGAGGAACTCATCAACTAG